The sequence TTTGGTATCGGTCCGGCCGGCACGGGCAAGACTTATCTCGCAGTTGCTAAGGCCGTAGCGGCTCTTTACAGCAAGCAAGTATCAAGAATCATTCTCACCAGACCTGCCGTTGAGGCTGGGGAAAAGTTGGGTTTTTTGCCGGGAACTCTGAGCGAGAAGATTGACCCATACCTGCGGCCGTTATTCGATTCTTTGCAAGAGATGCTTGAGCCCGAGGTCACCGCCAAGCTCATGGAGTCTGGCGTCATCGAAGTTGCCCCACTTGCCTATATGAGGGGCAGGACCCTCAATGACGCATTTGTAATTTTGGATGAGGCGCAAAACACCACGGCCGAGCAGATGAAGATGTTTCTTACTCGGTTGGGGTTCAATTCAAAAATGGTAATAACCGGCGACGCCTCCCAAATAGATCTGCCGGGCGGGAAGTCCGGTCTGATAGCGGCTACTGGAATCTTGAGTGGAGTCGAGGGGCTGCACGTTTTTAGGTTGACCAGTCAAGACGTGGTGCGGCACGAGCTAGTTACTCGAATTGTTGAAGCATATGAGTTAGATGAGAGTAAATGAGCATCGAAATAACCAATGAATCAGATGTTGAAATCGATACTGATCGAGTTCTTTTAGTTGCCCAATTTGTTAGAGAGCAGCTGAAATTGCATCCGATGGTTGATGTTGGAATTATGTTCATCGATGAGGCTCCTATGACAGATTTGCATGTGAAGTGGATGGATGAGCCCGGCCCCACTGATGTGCTTAGCTTCCCGATGGACGAACTTCGCCCCGGTGATGAGGATTCGGTATCTAATTCGGGGATTTTGGGGGATATCGTGGTCTGCCCGCAGGTGGCGACTCTTCAGGCCAGTGCCGCGGGTCACCAAATGATTGATGAAATATTGCTTTTAATAACCCATGGCATGCTGCACCTTGTTGGCTACGACCACGCTGAGCCAAAAGAGGAAGAAGAAATGTTTGGCTTGCAGCGTGAAATCCTCGCGGCTTTTTATGAATCAGAGGCCAAATAATAGTGGAACTCATTATTGGGTTTGCAATGCTGGTCCTTTTGTCAACGGTGGCAATGGCCCAGGGTTATTTGGAACGCGAGGGCGACCCGCGCGCCGGGTCGCTATCCATTTTGCGAGCTGCATTATTGGTCTTGACTGCCGCGGTTTGGCTGGTTTTTATGGCCGCCACTCAGCCCGTGGCGGCACTTCTAGCCTTCGCGCTGCTTCTGATTTGGTTTCTACAGCAAATTATTGGCAGCACCCTTGGCAAAAGCGAGCTTGCCAAAAAATCGGCATTTCGGCTAGATAAGGCCATCACAGTCTGGGCGAGGCTTGTGTCGCCGATTCGGCTAAGCGCCCCCGAGGTAGTCGAGGACTACGAGCAGGATTTGCTTGAGTCCGTGGAAGATTTTTCCGAGACGATTGTTCGCGAGGTAATGGTTCCGAGGGTTGACCTAGAAGTTGTCTCTGCCGAGGACACTTTGGAGCATGCGCTAGCGGTTTTCATTGCAAGTGGTTACTCGCGTCTTCCCGTCATAGGGGAGAATGTTGATGATGTTGTAGGAGTTCTTTATCTGAAAGATGTGGCTCGTGTAACTCACCGAGATCCTTCACTGCTTTCGAGCGTTACCGCAAGACAAGCTTCACGAAAGCCATTATTCACACCAGAGAGCAAACCGGTTTCTGCTCTTTTGCAGCAAATGCAAGTCACCAGGGTGCAAATTGCTATCGTCACGGATGAGTACGGTGGCGTCGCCGGCATTGCGACCGTGGAGGATCTGATTGAAGAGCTGGTTGGGGAAATAACCGATGAGTACGACCGTGAGGGTGAAGACATTGAGCTTGTGGATGTCGATCTATTCAGGGTCAGCCCGAGGGTCACCCTGGACGAGCTCTCCGAGCACTGTGAGATTGAACTCGAGGACGAAGATGTTGACACAGTGGGCGGGCTATTGATAAAGGCAAATGGCGAATTGCCTAAAGGTGGTGAGGTGGTTACTGTTTTGGGTCTGGAGCTCACCGCTGAGCGGGTGGACGCTCGCAAGGGGAGGATACTAAGCATATTGGTGCGCAAGTTAGAAAGTGAAAATGACTGAATTTAGATCCGGATTTGTGAGCTTCGTTGGAAGGCCTAATGTTGGAAAATCAACCCTAACAAACGCTCTAGTTGGGCAAAAGGTGGCAATCACCAGCTCCAAACCACAAACCACTCGTAAGGCGATTAGGGCGATTATCACCAGGGATGATTACCAGCTAATAATCGTCGACACGCCTGGGATTCATCGGCCAAGGACACTTCTAGGCCAAAGGCTAAACGACTTGGTGACTTCAACACTCACCGAGGTGGATGTAATTGTATTTTGCTCTCCCGCAAACGAAAAGGTCGGGCCGGGGGATAAGCACATTGTTGCCGATCTCGCGAAATTCCCAAGGGCTAAGAAGCTGGCATTTGTGACCAAAACCGACACTGTTTCCAAGCAGCAACTCGCGCAGCATCTACTTGAGGTTAGCCAGCTTGCGGATTGGAAAGAAATTGTCCCAGTGTCCGCCGTATCCGGCGACCAGCTTGAGTTGGTTGAGAAGCTTCTGGTGGCTCAATTACCCCCGGGACCGGCCCTTTACTCGGCCGATGAAGATACCGCGGAGACTATGGAAGATCGAATCTGTGAGTTGGTGCGCGAATCGGCCCTTGAACTTGTGAACGATGAGCTTCCACACTCGCTAGCTGTCACAATGGATGAAATCACCGAGGGCGAGAATAAACCCACGATGCATGTTTCGCTTTGGGTGGAGCGAGATAGTCAAAAAGGAATTGTTATCGGCAAGAGTGGCTCAATGCTCAAGCGGATTGGTATCGAGGCGCGGGGCAAGATAGAAGCCCTTTACGGAGAGCCGATTCACCTAGCAATTCAGGTGAGAATCGCTAAGGATTGGCAACGTAACCCGAAAGAATTAGGGAAGCTGGGCTTTTAGCCAAAAACCATGGAGTGCTAGTGTTGTGCAATGCGCCTACCTCTTCTTCTTATTGGCCGCGACGAGGCCTGAATCGGTCCCTACTCGTCGCGGAGCCTTTGAGTGGCCACCCAATTTTTAGCGAGGAGATGAAATGAAAAATCAGCAACGGGCTTCAAAAATGCCTTTTAAGCGTTACGAACCTTTTCACGAGCAAATCAAGGTGGATTTGCCGGAACGGACCTGGCCCTCCAGGAGAATTAGCGAGGCACCGCATTGGTGCGCAGTGGACCTTCGGGATGGAAACCAGGCTCTGATTGACCCCATGAGCCCAGAGCGCAAGCTCGAGATGTTCAAGCTGTTGGTTCGAATGGGATATAAAGAAATTGAAATCGGCTTTCCTTCGGCTTCCCAGACCGATTTCGATTTCGTGCGAATTCTAATTGAGAACGACCACATTCCTGCCGACGTGACAATTCAGGTTTTAACTCAGGCCCGCGACCACCTGATTGAGCGCACCTATGAATCCCTCCGGGGAGCCCACAGTGCGATTGTGCATTTTTATAATTCAACCTCGGTTTTGCAACGCAGGGTGGTTTTTGGTCTAGATAAAGATGGCATCAAGGAAATCGCATTGTCCGCGGCGCGCAAGTGCTTAGAGCTCGAGGCAACCCTTCCCGGCACAAAAGTCTTCTACGAATATTCACCAGAGTCTTATACCGGCACCGAGTTGGAATATGCTCTGGAGGTGTGCAACGCGGTGGCGGCTGTTATCAAGCCAACCCCGGAGCGCAAGTTGATAATCAACCTGCCTGCAACGGTAGAGATGACAACCCCAAATGTTTATGCCGACTCAATCGAATGGATGAGCAATCATCTTGTGCCACGCGATTCCATTCTTTTATCGCTTCACCCGCATAATGATCGTGGCACAGCAGTTGCTGCCGCGGAACTGGGCTATCTTGCCGGGGCAGATCGTATTGAGGGCTGCCTATTTGGTAATGGCGAGCGCACTGGAAACGTTGATTTGGTGACGCTCGGCTTGAACCTTTTCAGTCAGGGGATTGATCCTCAAATCGATTTTTCTGACATCGACGGGATAAAGCGAACGGTCGAATATTGCAACCAGCTACCGGTCCCAGAGCGAAGTCCATACGGTGGTGACCTGGTTTACACCGCATTCTCCGGATCGCATCAAGATGCAATTAAAAAGGGTTTTGATCAGATGGCTCGAGATGCTGCGGCAGCCAACTCCTCGGTGGATCTATTCACCTGGGGTGTTCCGTATCTTCCGATTGACCCCAAGGATGTCGGCAGAAATTACGAAGCTGTTATTCGAGTAAATTCTCAATCGGGTAAGGGTGGGGTTGCCTATCTTCTCAAAACTGACCACAACTTAGACTTGCCCCGAAAGCTGCAGATTGAATTCTCCAAGGTAATCCAGGGCAAAGCGGATCAGCATGGCGGGGAAGTGACCTCAGAACAGATTTGGCATAGCTTCCAGGACGAGTACTTGCCTTCGGGCGTCGGCTCGCATAAGTGGGGTCGCTTCGAACTTCGAAAGATGCGTTCAGAGAGCGCCATGGATGGCATTGTGAAGCTTGATGTCACGCTCCGTGTCGCTGAGCAAGAAATCAGCTCTGAAGGCTCTGGAAACGGACCGATATCCGCTTTCCTTGATGTTCTAAACCAGCATGGTGTTGCGGCAAAACTTTTAGATTATGTTGAGCACACCCTGTCTGCCGGGGGGGATGCGCAAGCTGCTGCCTACATTGAACTCGAGGTTATGGGCCGAAATCTCTGGGGGGTTGGCATTGATGGCGACATCTCTACGGCTTCTCTAAAGGCACTGATTTCCGCCGTGAATCGAGCGATACGAGGTTAGCCTAAAGGGGTAATGGCTCTGAGTGATGGATACTAAGTAAATGCCCCACTACCGAGATGAAGCGATAATACTTCGCACTCATAAGCTTGGGGAGGTCGATAGAATCCTCACCGCTTTGTCAAAGAACCATGGCCAAATCAGGGCGGTGGCCAAGGGTGTGAGAAAGACAACCAGTCGGTTTGGGGCAAGACTTGAACCTTTTATGGTGGCTGATCTGCAGCTTTACGAGGGCAAGAATCTTGATACTGTTTCGCAAGTTGAGCAACTAGCCAACTACGGTGCCCAGATTGTTTCCGATTACGCAACTTACACGGCGGCCTCGGCAATTGTTGAGGCAGCGGAAAGATTGACTCGCGAAACTTCGACCTCGCAGCACTACATGCTTTTATTAGGGGCGCTTAGAACTCTCTCACAAAAAGTTCAGCCAGCGAGTCAGGTGCTAGATAGCTACCTGCTGCGGGCTTTAGCTCTCTCGGGATGGGTGCCCGACCTGGATTCATGCCAGGGTTGCGGGGATCCGAGCCCGATTGCATTTTCCGTACACACCGGTCACGTAAGTTGCAATGACTGCACGATGCCGGGTTCGGTCCGGCTCGGGGAAAAAGGTCTTAGATTGATGACACATCTGTTGCGCGGCGAATGGGAGCAGATCGAATTGGCTGATGCGAGCGTGAAAACAACGGTGAGTGGCGTTATTTCCGGATACTTGCAGTGGCAGTTGGAGCGTGGCTTAAAGGCCCTTAATCACGTGGAGCGCTAGTGACTGAATTATTTGATTCAGGACGCAAGCCCCCTGAATTTGGGGCAATTCCAAAGCACATCGCAATAGTTATGGACGGTAATGGTCGTTGGGCGAATCAACGCGGACTCACTAGAACCGAAGGCCATAAAGCGGGCGAGGCAGCTCTGTTGGAATTTGTGGCGGGGGCCATTGAAGCGGGCGTGAGCCACATAACTGCATACGCCTTTTCAACTGAAAACTGGAAGCGATCTCCCGAGGAAGTTCGTTTTTTGATGGGTTACAACAAGGAAGTCCTCAGAAGAAGAAGAGACTTGCTCGACAGTTGGCAGGTTCGAATTCGCTGGTCGGGAAGAACCCCAAAACTCTGGCCTTCGGTAATAACCGAACTGCTGGAGGCTCAGGAGCGCACTAAAAATAATAAGGGGCTGACCCTGACGATGGCGGTGAACTACGGGGGGCGTCAAGAGATTGTAGACGCGGTAAACCAAATTAACTCCAAGGTCGCATCGGGCCAGATTAAGCAAGGGTTAGTCACCGAAAAGAGCATCGCAAAACACTTATACGTCCCTGAATTGCCCGATGTGGATCTTTTCTTGCGCTCTTCAGGAGAGCAGCGAAGCTCGAACTTTTTGATATGGCAGTCCAGCTATGCGGAATATCTGTTTCTGCCAGACCTGTGGCCGGATTTCACTCGGGAGACCCTGTGGTCTGCGGTTTTGGAATACGGCAGAAGACAGCGCCGCTTTGGCCAAGCTTCAGATGCTCCGCTAAACTAGAAAAAGCCCGCACAGGCAGTAATTCACTGGAGATAAATGGCAGTCCAAAAATTAGATCAGGTTATTTCGCTAGCAAAGCGTCGCGGTTTTGTGTTTCAAGCCGGCGAGATTTACGGGGGGTCGCGCTCGGCTTGGGACTATGGCCCGCTGGGAGTCGAGCTCAAGGAGAATATCAAGCGCCAATGGTGGCGTTCGATGGTCTCTGGTCGCGAAGATGTAGTTGGGCTTGACTCATCAATTATTCTTCCGCGCAGAGTTTGGGAAGCCTCCGGTCACGTTGAGGCATTTGTGGACCCGCTTATTGAGTGCACAAGCTGTAACAAGAGATTTCGCGCCGATCATCTTGAAGAGGCCTTCGAAGAGAAAAAAGGCCGGCCTCCAACTTCGATGGCCGAGATTGCCTGCCCGAACTGCGGCAATAAGGATATTTGGACCGAACCCAAGAGCTTCAATGGGCTCCTAAAGACCTCACTTGGGCCGGTTGAGGATGAATCGGGAATGCACTACCTCAGACCGGAGACTGCCCAAGGTATTTTTGTAAATTTTAATAATGTCCTAAATGCCTCTCGCATGAAGCCCCCGTTTGGCATTGGTCAGATGGGTAAGAGTTTTAGAAATGAAATCACTCCGGGAAACTTTATTTTCCGGACTCGCGAATTTGAACAGATGGAGATGGAGTTTTTCGTAAAGCCCGGAGAAGACGAAACCTGGCACGATTATTGGATTAATGAGCGATTCAATTGGTACGTGAACCTGGGCATAAATCCGGAGAACCTGAGGCTCTTGGAGCACCCCAAGGACAAGCTTTCGCACTACTCGAAACGCACCGTTGACATTGAATATCGATTCGGTTTTCAGGGTGGGGCCTTCGGAGAGCTTGAGGGTGTGGCTAATCGAACCGATTACGACCTGAAAACCCACTCAGCGGCTTCGGGCGTCGACCTCAGCTACTTTGACCCCACTGAGGAGAAGCGTTGGACTCCTTTTGTGATTGAGCCGGCAGCAGGTCTCACCCGGTCGCTAATGGCATTCTTAGTCGACGCCTACCACGAGGATCAGGCACCGAACGCAAAAGGCGGAATGGACACTCGCACCGTTTTAAAGCTGGACTACCGGCTTTCTCCCGTCAAGGCCGCAGTTCTGCCGCTGAGTCGTAACGAGGAGCTAAACCCGATAGCAAAAGAGTTAGCTCAGGATCTGAGAAACCATTGGAACATTGAGTACGACGATGCAGGTGCTATCGGAAGGCGCTACCGACGCCAAGATGAAATTGGCACACCGTTTTGCATAACCGTTGACTTTGACACTCCAAATGATCTGGCCGTCACAATTCGAGAGCGTGACTCAATGGCTCAGGAGCGCGTAGCGCTTTCTCAAATTAAGAGCTATTTGGTCGAAAGGCTTGCCGGCTAACTTGGGCTTGAAATACGGCAAACATGAGATTGCGGTACCAGTTGTTCTGGCACCGATGGCCGGCATTACCAACACTGCATACCGGAGGCTTTGCCGCGAATATGGCGGCGGTCTTTTTGTCTCTGAGATGGTGACCTCCAGGGCTCTGGTTGAGCGCACCGAAGAGTCCATGCGCCTAATCGGACATCACGAGTCAGAGGAGATTCGATCGGTTCAGCTCTACGGGGTCGATCCAAAAATCATTGCCGAGGCCGTCACAATGCTCGTGGCTGAAAATAGGGCGGACCACATAGACCTGAATTTTGGTTGCCCAGTTCCAAAAGTCACCAAAAAAGGCGGCGGAGCGGCTCTTCCCTGGAAGCGTGATCTTTTCTCCGCAATCGTAAATGCTGCGGTTCAGGCAGCCGGCGACACCCCCGTAACGGTAAAAATGCGCAAGGGCATCGATAGCGAGCACCTAACCTACCTGGATGCTGGCAAAGCGGCGAGGGACGCCGGTGTTGCCGCGATTGCTCTTCACGGCAGAACTGCATCCGATTATTATTCTGGGACTGCTGACTGGCAGGCAATCGCCACTTTGCGAGAATCCCTTCCTGATGTTCAGGTTTTAGGCAACGGCGACATTTGGTCCGCTCAGGATGCTGTAAACATGATGGAGCAGACCGGAGTGGACGGAATTGTTGTCGGCAGAGGCTGCCTCGGCAGGCCTTGGCTTTTCGCCGATTTAGAACAGGCGATCCGCGCATATTTAGCTGGGGACAAGAACCCCGCAATTACCCAAGTGATGCCCTCACTAGGCGAAGTGGCCGATGGCTTTTATCGGCACGCTGAATTGTTGGTCGAATTTTTTGAAGAGGAGGGGCGGGCTTGTCGCGACATTCGCAAGCACGTCGCATGGTATTTCAAGGGCTATCCGGTGGGCGGCGAATTCAGGGCGAAGCTGGCTCAGGTTATGTCCTTGGACCACATGCGCGAAATCCTTTCGGAGCTAGATCGCTCTAGCCCGTATCCCGGCGATGAGGCAGAAGGTCCAAGAGGTCGGCTCGGGTCTGTGAAGGCCTGTTCGCTTCCCGAAAATTGGCTGGACTCCAGGGAGCTTTCTGGCAGTCACAAGTTGATTTTGCAACAGGCTGAGCTCTCGGTTTCGGGTGGGTAGATGAACAATTCCAATTTAGAAGAGCCTGGCTACAAGGACTTCGATCGGGAGAGATTTGTCAGTCAACCGCTTTCGAGCATGGTTAAACGCGGGGAATTTGCGCGGGATCGAGCCAGGGTGTTGCACTCCGCCGCATTTAGAAGACTCTCCGCCAAGACCCAGGTATTGTCCCCGGCATCGGGTGATTTTGCAAGAACTAGACTCACTCACTCACTAGAGGTGGCCCAGGTTGGTCGGGAACTTGCAACGGTGTTGGGTGTGAATCCAGACTTGGTCGACATGGCTTGCCTAGCGCACGATTTAGGGCACCCCCCATTTGGTCATAATGGCGAGTCGGCATTGAACTTCTGGGCTGCAGAGATTGGTGGCTTCGAGGGGAACGCGCAAACCTTCAGGATTCTTACAAAGCTTGAGCCCAAAATCTACGATGAATCCGGCAATTCTCGGGGCCTGAATCTAACCAGAGCCTCGCTTGACGCCGCGACAAAATACCCGTGGCTACTTACCAAGGCCGCTGAACATGGCAATAGTTTTAAGTTTGGGGTTTATCCAGACGACCTGGATGTGTTTTCCTGGATGCGCCAGGGGGCCCCCGATGGAGCAAAATGCGTTGAAGCGCAGATTATGGATTTTGCAGATGATGTTGCTTACAGCGTGCACGATTTCGAAGATGCCATAGTTGAGGGTTTTTTAGATCCGGCTTTGATTTCTGATCCGCTAGCAACTGATGAATTAATCGAGGAGGTCGCCAGGTGGTCCGGGGGCTTGCTTGCCAAGGTGCAACTGGAAGAGGCGCTTGACACGCTCAGGAATTCCAAATATTGGCTGTTTGAGTTTGATGGTTCTCCAAGACACTTGGCGAAGCTTAAGAATCTTGCGAGCGAAATGATTGGTTCTTTTGTGGCTCGAACCACCGAGACGATTTTGGAAAATGCATCCAAATCTTCGCTTACCCGCTACCGGGCCGGCGTCATTATTCCCTCCAAGGTAAGAAGCGAAATTGCGGTACTCAAGGGTTTGGTGGCTTCGCAAGTAATGACCCACAACTCTAGGCAACCTTTTTATGAGAAGCAGCGGGAGCAACTGATATCACTGTCTGATGCTCTGCTGGCTGGCCATGGCGACCATTTGGATGCAACATCCTTGGAGGCGTTCTTAAAGGCTGAGACTCCCGAAGAGAGAAAGCGCGCAATCGTTGATCAAGTAGCTTCCCTTACCGACCCCGCTGCAATCGCCCTGCACGCAGTTTTAACCACTTAGGATTCTGGGTATGCCCCCTCGAGTGCGCCAGAGTGATATTGAAGAGCTAAAGGCTAAGGCCGATATTATTGAAGTCGTCTCCGGGTACGTATCGCTGAGGCCAGCTAGTTCCGGGAGCTTTAAGGGTCTCTGCCCCTTTCATTCAGAAAAATCTCCCAGTTTCAATGTTCGCTCGTCACCAGCTTTTTACCATTGCTTTGGCTGCGGAGCTGGCGGTGATGTCTATAAGTTTTTGCAGGAGATCGAATCAATTTCATTTGCCGATGCGGTTGAACGACTGGCGGATAAGACCGGATTTACTCTGACCTACGACGAGAGTGGCTCCCAAGAAGTCTCGAATCGCTCTCGACTCTTGGCAGCCAACAGCGAAGCGGCCAGCTTCTATCAAAGTCAGCTCGCATCCGATGAAGCCAAAGCGGCGAGGGATTTTTTATTGGGCCGAGGGTTTGATGCGGCTGCTTGTAGTCAGTTTGGTGTGGGCTACGCTCCAAAGGGTTGGCAGAATCTAATTGATCACCTCACAAAGCTTGGTTACACGCTTGAGGAGCTCATACTCGCTGGATTGGTTATGGCAAGCGATAAGGGTGGGTATGACCGCTTTCGGGGCAGAGTGCTGTGGCCGATTAGGGATGCCAACTCTCAAGTGCTCGGCTTTGGTGCAAGAAAGCTCTACGAGGAAGACCAGGGGCCTAAGTATCTCAATACTCCAGAGACCCCCGTTTATCACAAGGGGAGCGTTCTTTACGGGTTAGATCTTGCGCGCAAGGAGATCGTGAAGCGCAAAGAGATCGTGGTTGTTGAAGGGTATACCGACGTAATGGCATGCCATCTAGCTGGGCATCAGGTCGCAGTGGCCACCTGTGGCACCGCTTTTGGTGAGGAGCACATAAAGCTGATCAATCGACTTTTTGGGCAAACTCAAGTACCAGCCAGTGTGATATTCACCTTTGATCCAGATGCGGCCGGCCAGAAAGCAGCTCTTCGGGTTTATGGAGACACGGCAAAGTTCAACGCTCTGACTTTTGTTGCTACCGGCCCCTCGGGGCTTGACCCGAGCGATCTTCGTCAGCAACGCGGCGACGCGGGCATCACTCAGATGCTGGAGGCTAAGAAACCGCTTTTCGAGTTTGTGATTAGGCATCGGATTTCTAAATTCTCGCTTACCGACTTGGACTCCAGAGTGGCTGCGGCCAGGTCGGCCGCTTTTGTTGTGGCTGAGATTTCGGACCCGGCACTGAGAACTGGCTACACCAGAGCGCTGGCCGACTGGGTTTCGCTCGACGTGAACGAGGTCGCCGCTTTAGTTTCGCAAAATGGTAAGGCGTCCAATCTGGAGCAAGTTGCATCAATGCGAACATCGCCCGCGCCCCAGCCGGTAGTTAGCAATCCGCAAGTGCGCCTGGAACGTCAAATCCTTGAGATCCTCATTCAGCACCCGAGTGCTTTTAATCAAGATCAGCTTCTGCGCATATATGCCGCTGGTTTGCAGGATGCGCTTCATCAAAGCTTGATGCAATTGGCGCTTGCTCACAAAGAGTCTTTGGCTCAACCCGACTGGGTAAACATTCTGGCGAGTGAGTCCAGTGACGACTTGCTTTCTTTGATTCGCGAACTGGCTTTGGTTGAGTTGCCTGTTAAAAACGAAGTAGAGCTACTTAGGTATGCAAAAGGGGTCGTGAATGGTGCTCTGATGCAGGCATTGGCTAGGGAGAAGATTGATCTAATGGCGGCCCTGCGCAGGATGGACCCGGATACGATGGCGGATGCCGTTAATCAGATTCAACGACAACTTATGAATCTGGAATCTGAGCGCCGAAAACTGATGTAACTGCAAGTAAATCTCTGCTAATGTTGTCTCGCGCTCAGGCGCTTTTCCTCGGTAGCTCAATTGGCAGAGCAATCGGCTGTTAACCGATAGGTTCCTGGTTCGAGTCCAGGCCGGGGAGCCAATTAACAAGGATTCTTGTGAGCAAACAGGTAATCAGCACATCGGTATCGGTAGGTTTAGCTACTGGACTCTACGGAATTTCCTTTGGAGCTCTTGCCTCTGTTGCTGGCTTAGATCTTCTTTCGATAATGCTCTTGAGCATCCTGATGTTTTCCGGGGCTTCTCAATTTGCCTTCATTGGAGTCATTGCTGCCGGGGGAGCGCCAATAACTGCAGTTACCTCCGCATGGCTTTTAGGAGTAAGGAACAGTTTTTACGCTCTGAGACTCTCGAGCATCATCCAACCCAAAGGTCTCTGGCGACTGCTTGCCGCGCAGCTGAGTATCGACGAATCCAATGCAGTTTCCAGTGCACAGCTCGAGTTGAGAGACCAAAAACTTGGTTTTTGGCTTACCGGTGCCTCTGTATTCGTATTTTGGAACACGGCAACTTATTTTGGTGCTGTGTTGGGTGAACTCTTCGGGTCGGTTGAGACTTGGGGCCTTGATGCCGCGGCGGCGGCGGCGTTTTTAGGGCTTTTGTGGCCGCGTCTGAAAAAGCAGTGGTTACCCGCTCTAATTGCCGCGACTGCAGCTACTTTATTGACGCCATGGTTGCCGGCCGGTTCAGCGATTCTGGCTGCGGTGCTGGTCGCCTTTTTGCCCACTAGGAAAAAGAAGTGATTCTCATCGTTCTGGCTGCCTCCGCGGCGGTTTACAGCTGGAAATTATTTGGTTATTTGATTCCCCAAACTTGGATTTCTGCCGGTTTTCGACTCTTTGCGGATCGGGTAACAACCGTGTTGTTGGCCGCCTTGGTTGGAGTGCAGGGCTTCACCGCTGCGGGGGAGTACTCACTGGATGCCAAAGCGGTCGGGCTTGGAGTCGCAGCCCTGTTATTGGCCCTGAGAGTTCCATATATTTTGGTAATTATTGCAGCGGCACTA is a genomic window of Candidatus Aquiluna sp. UB-MaderosW2red containing:
- a CDS encoding hemolysin family protein, whose product is MELIIGFAMLVLLSTVAMAQGYLEREGDPRAGSLSILRAALLVLTAAVWLVFMAATQPVAALLAFALLLIWFLQQIIGSTLGKSELAKKSAFRLDKAITVWARLVSPIRLSAPEVVEDYEQDLLESVEDFSETIVREVMVPRVDLEVVSAEDTLEHALAVFIASGYSRLPVIGENVDDVVGVLYLKDVARVTHRDPSLLSSVTARQASRKPLFTPESKPVSALLQQMQVTRVQIAIVTDEYGGVAGIATVEDLIEELVGEITDEYDREGEDIELVDVDLFRVSPRVTLDELSEHCEIELEDEDVDTVGGLLIKANGELPKGGEVVTVLGLELTAERVDARKGRILSILVRKLESEND
- a CDS encoding isoprenyl transferase; the protein is MTELFDSGRKPPEFGAIPKHIAIVMDGNGRWANQRGLTRTEGHKAGEAALLEFVAGAIEAGVSHITAYAFSTENWKRSPEEVRFLMGYNKEVLRRRRDLLDSWQVRIRWSGRTPKLWPSVITELLEAQERTKNNKGLTLTMAVNYGGRQEIVDAVNQINSKVASGQIKQGLVTEKSIAKHLYVPELPDVDLFLRSSGEQRSSNFLIWQSSYAEYLFLPDLWPDFTRETLWSAVLEYGRRQRRFGQASDAPLN
- the era gene encoding GTPase Era, giving the protein MTEFRSGFVSFVGRPNVGKSTLTNALVGQKVAITSSKPQTTRKAIRAIITRDDYQLIIVDTPGIHRPRTLLGQRLNDLVTSTLTEVDVIVFCSPANEKVGPGDKHIVADLAKFPRAKKLAFVTKTDTVSKQQLAQHLLEVSQLADWKEIVPVSAVSGDQLELVEKLLVAQLPPGPALYSADEDTAETMEDRICELVRESALELVNDELPHSLAVTMDEITEGENKPTMHVSLWVERDSQKGIVIGKSGSMLKRIGIEARGKIEALYGEPIHLAIQVRIAKDWQRNPKELGKLGF
- a CDS encoding PhoH family protein, giving the protein MPKLSFDVAEVDLVQLLGPEDSLIRSLESQFPGMQIQNRGFGFLIDAEESDSEKAKAAILALADLVRQGVTPDSRSVIEAVALLEQKESPAKILGLGAIHTPGKTIRAKTLGQKQYLEAIDDYTITFGIGPAGTGKTYLAVAKAVAALYSKQVSRIILTRPAVEAGEKLGFLPGTLSEKIDPYLRPLFDSLQEMLEPEVTAKLMESGVIEVAPLAYMRGRTLNDAFVILDEAQNTTAEQMKMFLTRLGFNSKMVITGDASQIDLPGGKSGLIAATGILSGVEGLHVFRLTSQDVVRHELVTRIVEAYELDESK
- the ybeY gene encoding rRNA maturation RNase YbeY, whose product is MSIEITNESDVEIDTDRVLLVAQFVREQLKLHPMVDVGIMFIDEAPMTDLHVKWMDEPGPTDVLSFPMDELRPGDEDSVSNSGILGDIVVCPQVATLQASAAGHQMIDEILLLITHGMLHLVGYDHAEPKEEEEMFGLQREILAAFYESEAK
- a CDS encoding glycine--tRNA ligase — encoded protein: MAVQKLDQVISLAKRRGFVFQAGEIYGGSRSAWDYGPLGVELKENIKRQWWRSMVSGREDVVGLDSSIILPRRVWEASGHVEAFVDPLIECTSCNKRFRADHLEEAFEEKKGRPPTSMAEIACPNCGNKDIWTEPKSFNGLLKTSLGPVEDESGMHYLRPETAQGIFVNFNNVLNASRMKPPFGIGQMGKSFRNEITPGNFIFRTREFEQMEMEFFVKPGEDETWHDYWINERFNWYVNLGINPENLRLLEHPKDKLSHYSKRTVDIEYRFGFQGGAFGELEGVANRTDYDLKTHSAASGVDLSYFDPTEEKRWTPFVIEPAAGLTRSLMAFLVDAYHEDQAPNAKGGMDTRTVLKLDYRLSPVKAAVLPLSRNEELNPIAKELAQDLRNHWNIEYDDAGAIGRRYRRQDEIGTPFCITVDFDTPNDLAVTIRERDSMAQERVALSQIKSYLVERLAG
- the leuA gene encoding 2-isopropylmalate synthase codes for the protein MKNQQRASKMPFKRYEPFHEQIKVDLPERTWPSRRISEAPHWCAVDLRDGNQALIDPMSPERKLEMFKLLVRMGYKEIEIGFPSASQTDFDFVRILIENDHIPADVTIQVLTQARDHLIERTYESLRGAHSAIVHFYNSTSVLQRRVVFGLDKDGIKEIALSAARKCLELEATLPGTKVFYEYSPESYTGTELEYALEVCNAVAAVIKPTPERKLIINLPATVEMTTPNVYADSIEWMSNHLVPRDSILLSLHPHNDRGTAVAAAELGYLAGADRIEGCLFGNGERTGNVDLVTLGLNLFSQGIDPQIDFSDIDGIKRTVEYCNQLPVPERSPYGGDLVYTAFSGSHQDAIKKGFDQMARDAAAANSSVDLFTWGVPYLPIDPKDVGRNYEAVIRVNSQSGKGGVAYLLKTDHNLDLPRKLQIEFSKVIQGKADQHGGEVTSEQIWHSFQDEYLPSGVGSHKWGRFELRKMRSESAMDGIVKLDVTLRVAEQEISSEGSGNGPISAFLDVLNQHGVAAKLLDYVEHTLSAGGDAQAAAYIELEVMGRNLWGVGIDGDISTASLKALISAVNRAIRG
- the recO gene encoding DNA repair protein RecO translates to MPHYRDEAIILRTHKLGEVDRILTALSKNHGQIRAVAKGVRKTTSRFGARLEPFMVADLQLYEGKNLDTVSQVEQLANYGAQIVSDYATYTAASAIVEAAERLTRETSTSQHYMLLLGALRTLSQKVQPASQVLDSYLLRALALSGWVPDLDSCQGCGDPSPIAFSVHTGHVSCNDCTMPGSVRLGEKGLRLMTHLLRGEWEQIELADASVKTTVSGVISGYLQWQLERGLKALNHVER